One genomic region from Cucumis melo cultivar AY chromosome 9, USDA_Cmelo_AY_1.0, whole genome shotgun sequence encodes:
- the LOC103501356 gene encoding uncharacterized protein LOC103501356, with translation MFTNDQRQAERTGKYGTPRLQYLQELVNEFQSSTSQETKERLVANLANFSYDPYNYSFLRQLNVLELFLDCMTEPNEKLVEFGIGGICNSCVDPANASIITQCGGIPLIIECLSSPVKNTVNYALGAIYYLCNASNKEEIMKPEVVDVINRYAVAESVSFSNLAKAILDKHLSNRN, from the exons ATGTTCACTAACGACCAGAGGCAAGCTGAGCGAACTGGAAAGTATGGAACTCCAAGGCTCCAGTACCTCCAG GAATTAGTGAATGAATTTCAGAGCTCAACTAGTCAAG aaacaaaagaaagacttgtTGCAAATTTGGCAAACTTTTCTTATGATCCTTACAATTATTCCTTCTTACGCCAG CTAAATGTTCTGGAGCTTTTTTTGGACTGCATGACAGAGCCAAATGAGAAGCTTGTTGAATTTGGTATTGGAGGGATCTGCAATTCTTGTGTTG ACCCTGCTAATGCTTCTATTATAACTCAATGTGGTGGAATTCCCCTCATCATAGAATGCTTGTCAAGTCCTGTAAAAAACACC GTGAATTATGCACTTGGCGCCATATATTACCTTTGCAATGCATCAAACAAAGAAGAGATTATGAAACCAGAAGTTGTAGATGTCATCAACAGATACGCAGTGGCTGAGAGTGTGAGCTTTAGTAATCTGGCTAAAGCAATTCTGGACAAGCACCTATCTAACAGAAATTGA